The nucleotide window CTCCGGCCCCTGCTCGATATGCAGCTCGAAATAGCTGTGCGGCACAGCGCCCGGCACGGGGGTCGTGCCTGCCGCGCCGATCCGTGCCAGTTCGCCCTCAACGCTCGCACCCGTCGGATCGGTCCGCGAGAGCGCCTGCGTCAGATCCAGCGCGCCGGTATAGACCGCCGATCCCATCACGCCCGGCTGGAACCGCGCGCCTTCCTCATTGGTCCAGTTCACCACCTCGATCGGGCGGGCCGTGACAGTCCCTGCCGCATCGAGCGCACGACACACCGCAAGCCCCGCAAGCACCCCCAGAGGCCCGTCGAACTTCCCCCCCGGAAGCTGGGTGTCGAGATGGCTGCCAATCACGACAGGGGCCGCCTGCGGATTGCGCCCCTCGCGGCGGGCAAACATATTGCCGATCCGGTCCACACGCAGCGCGAGCCCCGCCTCCCTTGCCCAATGGGCAAAGAGTGCGCGCCCCTCGCGGTCAGCCGAGCTGAGCGCACCGCGCATCGAGCCACCCGCCGCTGTGCCACCGATGGCACCCAAGGTCATCAGATCCGCCCAGAGGCGCTCCTTGTCGATCCCGCCTAGCTGTGTCCTGCCATCCATATCCGCGCCTTTCCGCTAGCTTTCGCCAAAGGGAAACACGGAATGCGGCACAGCGCCAATCAGGACGCGCGATAGGGGCCATCGGCCAGATCTATGCGAAGGCCGGAGCACCAATGAGAAAGGCGCGGAGACATGCTCCGCGCCTTTCAACGTTCTGGTGCTGGTCGCTTAGTTGGCGCGACGCGGCTGGGCGGCATCCAGCTCCTTGCGCATCTCGGTCACCTGATCGACCGAGACGGGCTTGGCGCCATTGCCCCAGCTATTGCGGACATAGTTCAGGATATCCGCGATCTGCTGGTCGTTGAACTTCCACGCGAAGGAGGGCATGCCCGCCGCTGTCTGACGATACTGGGTATAGGGCGCGCGGGCCCCCACCAGCATCGCGTGGATCATGCTGGCCGCATCATCCGACTGGAAGCCGGTATTGCTTGCAAAGGCGGGGATCATCCCGTCGATGCCTTCACCGTCAAGACCATGGCAGGCCGAGCAGTTGACTTCATATGTGTCGGCCAACGCGGATTTGGCATCGCCCAGATCCATCGGTTCGGCGGCTTTGTTGGTCGAGGCCGGAACCGATTTCAGATAGGTGGCCATCGCCATCGCATCATCTTCGGTCATGTATTGCAGCGAATGCTCGACCGCTTCGGCCATCGGACCACCGGCAGCCCCGAGGCTGTTGATGCCCGTGCGCAGATATTCGGCGATCTCCTCGGGCGAATGCTGCCCAAGGCCGACCGCGTCATTCGAGGTCAGATCGGCTGCATGGTAGCCTTCCAGCGGCGCACCCCAGAGATACTCGTCCGATTTCTCGGCGCTCAGGAGGTTACGCGGGCTGTGGCAGGCCGAGCAGTGGCCGGGGCCATCCACAAGGTATTTGCCGCGGTTCCATGCCTCGTCCTTGGACGTATCCGGCTCGAAGCCGTTATTGTCGAAGAACAGCATATCCCAGCCAGCCATCGCTAGGCGGATATTGAACGGGAAGCTCATACCGCCATTCTCGTCGATATCATTCTTCACCGGCTTGATCGTGGACATATAGGCCCAGAGATCATGCATGTCCGCATCGCTCAGCTTGGCATAGGCGGTATAGGGCATGGCCGGATAGAGGAGACCGTGCGAGCCGATGCCCTGACGGACGGCGTTGAAGAAATCCCGCTCGGTCATCTTGCCGATACCGGTATCGGCATCGGGGGTGATGTTCGAGGAGACGAGCGTGCCGAAGGGCGTCTCGATCTTGTAGCCACCGGCGAAATCGCCCTGGCCTTTGGTGTGGCAGGCCGCGCAATCGCCCATACGCATGACATACTCACCACGCGTGATGGCGTCTTTGTCATCCGAATGGAAATCGGCCAGTGCCACTTTGTCATCCGCCACCGAGGAGCGCTGCGTGTTGAGCGTATTATACGCCCAACCGCCTGCAACTACCGCGCCGACCACGACGATCGCGCCAATCGTGACGCCAATTTTCTTGCATTTCGACATGGATCAGCCCTCCACCAGCGGTGCGGGATTGTTGACATATTTCTCGTGGATTGCCTGTGCGGCACGCACGGCAAGTGCACCCACGGTCACGGTCGGGTTGTAGCCGCCATTGTTCGGGAAGGCAGAGGCGCCGACGACGAACAGGTTATGGCAGTCCCAGCTTTGCAGATAGGGGTTGAGCGCCGAGGTCGAGCGATCCGCACCCATGACCGCACCACCGATGGTGTGCGAGCTGTGCTGCTTATAGGGATTCCAGCTTTCGGCCGCCTGGTTATCGGTCGAGATGCCTTCGGCACCCGCCTCGATCATGATCTCCTTGGCCTTTGCGGTCATATAGGCAGCCATGTCACGGTCGTTGCGGTTCCAGTCGAAGGTCGTGCGCAGAAGCGGCTGACCATGACGGTCCTTATAGGTCGGATCGAGCGACAGATAGGCATCGCGGGTCGATTGCGAGGTGCCCTGAACGAAGATGTTGCCCGCTTCCTGATAGTCGCGCGCATAGGCCTCTTTCCACTCCGAACCCCAACGCTTGGACCCGGGACGCAGACCGTTCATCTTGGCGATCGGACGCCCGTCGGTCGAATAGCCCATGATGCCCGCACCGCCGATGAAGTTCAGACCGGTATGGTCGAAGTTATCGCCGTTGAAGTCATCGATCTGCACGCCAAGCGCACCGGCACCGACAAACGGGTTCATTTTCGCGCCCGGGAAGAAGCCCGAGACAGAAGCGCAGGTCTGGTAGTTGTAGTTACGACCGATGGTGCCCGTCTGGGTCTCGGGGTCGTATTGGGTGCCGACCTGGCTCAGCAGCATCAGGCGGACGTTGTCCATCTGATAGGCGGTGAAGACCACGATATCGGCCTCCTGGAAGCCTTCCTCGCCCTCGCGGGTGACGAAGTTCACGCCCTTCAGGGTCTTGCCGTCTTCGTGTTTCACACCATGCAGCACTTCGGTCTCGGTCAGAACGGTGAAGTTCGGACGACGCATCAGCACCGGCAGGATACAGGCCTGCGGCGAGGATTTCGAGAAGTTGCCACAGCCGTGGAAGTCGCAGAAGCCGCAATAGGTGCACGGCCCCATGGTGACGCCCAGCGGGTTCACATAGGCCTGGCTGAGGTTACCGGCGGGAATGGTGAAGGGATGGTAGCCCATGCCGTTCACGGTCTCGCGGTATTTTGCCATCCATGCGCTGTCTTTCAGCGCAGGCGTCGGATACTCGCGCGAACGCGGACCTTCGAAGACGTTACCACCCTCGAATTTCTGGCCCTTGATATTGCCAGCCTTGCCCGAGGTGCCCGCGATCCGCTCGAAACGGTCGTAATAGGGTTCCATATCCTCATAGGTGACACCCCAGTCCTGCAGGTGCAGGCCCTCGGCGCGCAGGCTTTCCAGCTTGGCCGAACCGTAACGCTCTGCGGTCTGGGTCGCGACCTGGAAGTCCCACGGCGTGAAGCGCCAGGACATCCCTGCCCAGTGGGTGCCGGCACCGCCGACATTCCATCCGAACTGGTAGGCGTTCCAGTTACGCACCGGAGCCGCGGTCTGGCCCGAGTTGTTGCGGAAGGTGGTGGTTTCCACGCTCATCGGCTGCAGCATGGAACGGCGGGTATGCCATTTCAGCTCGTCAGGATCGACGGCGGGAGGGAAGTCGGTCGAGGTATCGCGCCATGCGCCACGCTCGATGGCAACCACGTTCAGACCTGCGCGGGTGAGCTCTTCGGCCATAACCGAACCTGCCCAGCCGAGGCCCACGATGACCACATCGGCCTTAGGACGTTCAATCGTCATAATAGTATACCTTCCGAGATCAGTTCGACGGGATCAGGGAGACGGTGGTCAGCCCCAGATCCTCGTTGTGGCGGTCGATATAGGGGCGGTAGTCATAGCGCGCGCCGGGGAAGCCGATCATCTTCCAGCCTGCCATGTCCTTGTTGCCACCGTAGATCGGGTCCGCCAGATAGCCTTCGCGGGCGTTCTGCAACATCAGCTCGAAGAAAGCCTGACCGTTGACGTCATCGCCAAGATCGATCTCTCCGGCTTCCAGACCGCTCAGGATCTCGTCGATCCGGTCGGGCGAGAGCGCATGGAAGGCTGCGTTATCATTGGCCTGAGCATAGGCTTCGAGTGCCTTCAGACCCGTCTCGTAACGCTCGCGGGGCGAGGTCAGGAATTGCGGCGAGCCCATCAGCATCTCTTCGTTCTCGGGGCGCAGCGGGCCCTGAAGATAGAGTGCCTTGCCCGAACCGTAATCTCCTGCAAGCTGGGCATCCAGGAAATCAACGCAACCTGCGTCGCTTGCCGAGGGGCCGTTATCATCTGCGGGGATCAGGCGGTCGAAGACAGCAGTGACGGTCTTGCGGTCGGTCTCATTCGTAAGGACCTGCATAGCACCACCGCGACGCACAGGCGTCGTCAGGTGATCCGCACTTTGTGCAGTCTGGGCGGGAAAGCCCGAGAGTTCGGCAGCGGAGGATTTGCCTGCCAGAACCGTGGTCGTACCGGCGGCCAGTGCGCCAAGAGACCAGAGCGCTTCACGACGATTCATTCGGTTGGCTCCTGTTATAGGTTGCATCGTTCAAGCCAGATAGCGCACATTCACCGAAGATCACGCAGGCGTGAGGTGCGGTTTTGGCGTGGCAGACCGGAGCCAGAGGTCCAAAGCCATGAGGGGCTTGCGCTTCCGTCGGGGGGAGCCGACAGTGGGGAAGACAAGTGGTGCAGGCGACTGGACCCGCAACACCGGATATCCAAGCTTTGGCCGCTCTGTAGAAAGCGGAAGAGCGTTCAACAAGGTCTCAACTGTATAGTTTTGTATACCGCCGTCATTTCACTTCTTCGGGCCATCTAAACATCTAACGCTGACACATCATTTTGAGGCGAAAAATGATGTATACGCAGCTTATCAATTCTGATGTCGCCGAAACATTGACATATCGCGCGTATTTTTACTACTTGCTCGATTGATCCATCACATGGCCGAGTCACAATGAAACGCGCAACGATTGCAGATCTCGCACGCGAGTCGAATGTCAGTAAATCCACCATTGACCGGATCCTGAGCGGTCGGGGGTCGGTGAAATCGACCACCGTCGAACATGTTCTAGCTGTCGCCGAACGGATCAATTTCCATGCGACCGGCGCGATCCGGACGCAGCTCAATGACGGCACCGAGCCACGCGTTCTGGGGTTCGTCCTCAACGCGCGCGAGCGGGGCTTCTACCGCGATCTGGCCGAACATGCCCTGCGCCGCGTCGCGCGTCAGCCACGGATGCGTGCTGTGGTGCGTCATGTGCCCTCGCCCGACCCGGACCTGATGGTTTCGGCACTGATGGAACTGGCCCAAGAATGCGATGCCATCGCCTGTGCCTCGGTCGATGATCCGGTGATCAGCGAGGCGATCTCCGAGCTTGCGAGCCGCGGCATTCCGGTCTTTGCCCTGATCACCGATCTCTCGGCGCCCGAACGCGCGGGATTTGTGGGAGCCAATGAATGGCAGCTGGGGCGTAGCGCGGGATGGTTCATGTCGCTCCTTGCCCCCGAGGGTGGCACCATCGCGGTGCTCGACGGCTCGCATCGCTATACCAGCCAGCAATCCCAGAATGTCAGTTTCCGCGCCTT belongs to Thioclava sp. GXIMD2076 and includes:
- a CDS encoding c-type cytochrome, translated to MSKCKKIGVTIGAIVVVGAVVAGGWAYNTLNTQRSSVADDKVALADFHSDDKDAITRGEYVMRMGDCAACHTKGQGDFAGGYKIETPFGTLVSSNITPDADTGIGKMTERDFFNAVRQGIGSHGLLYPAMPYTAYAKLSDADMHDLWAYMSTIKPVKNDIDENGGMSFPFNIRLAMAGWDMLFFDNNGFEPDTSKDEAWNRGKYLVDGPGHCSACHSPRNLLSAEKSDEYLWGAPLEGYHAADLTSNDAVGLGQHSPEEIAEYLRTGINSLGAAGGPMAEAVEHSLQYMTEDDAMAMATYLKSVPASTNKAAEPMDLGDAKSALADTYEVNCSACHGLDGEGIDGMIPAFASNTGFQSDDAASMIHAMLVGARAPYTQYRQTAAGMPSFAWKFNDQQIADILNYVRNSWGNGAKPVSVDQVTEMRKELDAAQPRRAN
- a CDS encoding GMC family oxidoreductase codes for the protein MTIERPKADVVIVGLGWAGSVMAEELTRAGLNVVAIERGAWRDTSTDFPPAVDPDELKWHTRRSMLQPMSVETTTFRNNSGQTAAPVRNWNAYQFGWNVGGAGTHWAGMSWRFTPWDFQVATQTAERYGSAKLESLRAEGLHLQDWGVTYEDMEPYYDRFERIAGTSGKAGNIKGQKFEGGNVFEGPRSREYPTPALKDSAWMAKYRETVNGMGYHPFTIPAGNLSQAYVNPLGVTMGPCTYCGFCDFHGCGNFSKSSPQACILPVLMRRPNFTVLTETEVLHGVKHEDGKTLKGVNFVTREGEEGFQEADIVVFTAYQMDNVRLMLLSQVGTQYDPETQTGTIGRNYNYQTCASVSGFFPGAKMNPFVGAGALGVQIDDFNGDNFDHTGLNFIGGAGIMGYSTDGRPIAKMNGLRPGSKRWGSEWKEAYARDYQEAGNIFVQGTSQSTRDAYLSLDPTYKDRHGQPLLRTTFDWNRNDRDMAAYMTAKAKEIMIEAGAEGISTDNQAAESWNPYKQHSSHTIGGAVMGADRSTSALNPYLQSWDCHNLFVVGASAFPNNGGYNPTVTVGALAVRAAQAIHEKYVNNPAPLVEG
- a CDS encoding gluconate 2-dehydrogenase subunit 3 family protein; this translates as MNRREALWSLGALAAGTTTVLAGKSSAAELSGFPAQTAQSADHLTTPVRRGGAMQVLTNETDRKTVTAVFDRLIPADDNGPSASDAGCVDFLDAQLAGDYGSGKALYLQGPLRPENEEMLMGSPQFLTSPRERYETGLKALEAYAQANDNAAFHALSPDRIDEILSGLEAGEIDLGDDVNGQAFFELMLQNAREGYLADPIYGGNKDMAGWKMIGFPGARYDYRPYIDRHNEDLGLTTVSLIPSN
- a CDS encoding LacI family DNA-binding transcriptional regulator; translated protein: MKRATIADLARESNVSKSTIDRILSGRGSVKSTTVEHVLAVAERINFHATGAIRTQLNDGTEPRVLGFVLNARERGFYRDLAEHALRRVARQPRMRAVVRHVPSPDPDLMVSALMELAQECDAIACASVDDPVISEAISELASRGIPVFALITDLSAPERAGFVGANEWQLGRSAGWFMSLLAPEGGTIAVLDGSHRYTSQQSQNVSFRAFLNGAPAQYRILDSRSTQENDGMAQRIMTELLEEYGADLTGLFVTGGGIDGVIAALEAAGPRGPRLRVIANELTERSRSALRRGLIDVLLVHPVQDMIDASIDVMDEAIRAPDNARQIQRTLPFRIMISESC